A genome region from Plasmodium vivax chromosome 11, whole genome shotgun sequence includes the following:
- a CDS encoding hypothetical protein, conserved (encoded by transcript PVX_114800A): MKDSHFFPHLFLKGELMRQFLMDEDVWLFIQNFKMKLKESPNDVDSWLDYQLHLARNNMGHLFHSDIPPFEHIKKNSESFSPKVDYEGDKNYGHPNEFAKRNDFSEQCGRSTCDDLGQLDRLTRRSGEGDESGEEDKTDGERKKDEKDEKGGDRTTSLTLGTSRVGINDILMRRLSQSEQERKGSGSVHVGSSIPTQKDDPHLGESKTRAESRHSPSGTAQRRSSSVGSDLQFSSERNDHTDGLTDENPKHHHSGEDMIIKKRHAGREEAKGGTNSYSGEDEECHEIMGRVQQPRERNHLGDEIFSPQRKAVMKSRYEVSTTPTQCSEKDDMMITFGETTLREDGTHWKGDDDYVPDGAAKGAVLQEGTPLGEDKPGDRSGRRLSGGKQRPGGSTSPVEEPLQGEVHNKAAPKKVPTKQVATNEVPTNEVPTNEVPTNEVPTNQGSETQHRAAAPIASKTPTEESPLPKKNKALEGSPHEEKQSGSDPTYNPSSGSKFPDKNKREVPIVIPKMTVTIDKLMNEETDRKLKKIFCQCDNKMDVDSFERLVVIDFLKIGRYMSHTLFSRIEKANEDFVTCEEVRKYFRNRFIDGTKDPSYYDDRRYRSSFERGKQGSLKSALHVATPLNGGVDEESANAISNLQNGATHIHCEEGAPQGDDGGGSQKGELTDVPYKKCSVINFFNAIKDQSRDYIEFKDFDVFVREILKRNTSLQFLHEHVEFLERYIESVIVRIYYHIDVNDTNRVYLKDLRKHNLAHIWCCLDDHIKVQHVKNYFSYSHFYVYYCTFCQTSSCKDMLIDDNDLYRFDNHSLNDFIVNRIWSRISIKLGGPNEKYMCLNDWIYFIMNYEDMTSNRAIEFWFKLIDLDADCVIRDHEIQVFFNIQMERLKSHYLEEPKFEDWLCQMNDAIQPKNEGNFTLSDFKRNKKYAARFFGCLVSLSKLLAWESRDVYKELQIETEFPHATPWEIFCKTKYDELCYMENEGCYEDNFDSYDAKAFYGLDSD; this comes from the coding sequence ATGAAAGattcgcattttttcccccatttatttttaaaggggGAATTAATGAGGCAGTTTTTGATGGACGAAGATGTGTGGctatttatacaaaattttaaaatgaaattaaaagaaagtCCCAACGATGTTGACAGCTGGTTAGATTATCAGCTACACTTGGCGAGAAACAACATGGGGCATTTGTTCCACTCGGACATCCCCCCATTTGagcacataaaaaagaacagcGAAAGTTTTAGCCCCAAGGTAGATTACGAGGGGGATAAAAATTATGGGCATCCTAATGAGTTTGCCAAGCGGAATGACTTTTCTGAGCAGTGTGGGAGAAGTACCTGTGATGATTTGGGCCAACTGGACCGACTCACTCGTCGCAGCGGAGAGGGAGACGAATCGGGTGAGGAAGATAAAACAGATGGAGAGCGAAAGAAGGATGAGAAGGatgagaaggggggggacagGACCACCTCTTTAACACTAGGAACAAGCAGAGTGGGCATAAATGACATCCTCATGAGGAGGTTGTCTCAAAGCGAacaggaaaggaaaggaagtgGCAGCGTCCACGTGGGGTCTAGCATTCCCACACAAAAGGATGACCCACATTTGGGGGAGAGCAAAACTAGAGCTGAATCGAGGCACTCCCCAAGTGGGACAGCacaaaggaggagcagcagtgTTGGAAGTGATCTCCAGTTTAGCAGCGAGCGGAATGATCACACCGATGGGCTGACAGATGAAAATCCGAAACACCATCACAGTGGTGAAgatatgataataaaaaagagacACGCTGGtagggaagaagcgaaaggaGGTACAAACAGTTACAGTGGTGAGGACGAGGAATGCCACGAAATTATGGGAAGGGTGCAGCAACCCAGGGAGAGAAACCACTTGGGGGATGAAATTTTTAGCCCCCAAAGGAAGGCAGTAATGAAGTCGAGATATGAGGTGTCCACCACCCCCACGCAGTGTAGTGAGAAGGACGATATGATGATTACGTTTGGGGAAACTACCCTTAGGGAGGATGGCACTCATTGGAAGGGAGACGATGATTATGTTCCCGATGGTGCAGCGAAAGGAGCGGTCCTTCAGGAGGGAACCCCCCTCGGTGAGGACAAACCTGGGGATAGAAGCGGGAGACGTCTCAGCGGTGGGAAGCAGCGCCCTGGCGGGAGCACCTCCCCCGTCGAGGAGCCCCTCCAGGGGGAGGTACACAATAAGGCGGCCCCGAAGAAGGTGCCAACCAAACAGGTGGCAACCAACGAAGTGCCAACCAACGAAGTGCCAACCAACGAAGTGCCAACCAATGAAGTGCCAACCAACCAGGGGAGCGAAACGCAGCACAGAGCAGCGGCCCCCATTGCGAGCAAAACTCCAACGGAGGAGAGTCCCCTCccgaagaaaaacaaagcgTTGGAAGGGTCTCCGCATGAGGAGAAACAAAGCGGAAGTGACCCCACGTATAACCCGTCAAGTGGAAGCAAATTTCCagataaaaacaaaagggaggtGCCCATTGTGATACCCAAAATGACCGTAACGATTGACAAGCTGATGAACGAGGAGACGGacaggaaattaaaaaaaatattctgcCAGTGTgataacaaaatggatgtaGATTCATTCGAAAGGTTGGTAGTGATcgattttctaaaaattgGAAGATACATGAGTCACACGTTGTTCTCTCGCATTGAGAAAGCAAACGAAGATTTTGTAACCTGTGAGGAGGTGAGGAAATACTTCCGCAATCGTTTTATCGACGGGACGAAGGATCCGAGTTACTACGACGATAGGAGGTATAGGAGTTCATTTGAGAGGGGCAAACAGGGGAGCTTAAAAAGTGCCCTTCACGTGGCCACTCCATTGAATGGCGGTGTAGATGAGGAGTCTGCGAACGCAATTTCGAACTTGCAAAATGGTGCAACGCATATACACTGCGAGGAGGGAGCGCCCCAAGGGGATGACGGAGGGGGGAGCCAAAAGGGAGAGCTCACAGACGTGCCATACAAAAAGTGCTCCGTTATAAACTTCTTCAACGCGATTAAGGACCAAAGTAGGGACTACATCGAGTTTAAAGATTTCGACGTGTTCGTAAGAGAAATTCTAAAGAGAAACACATCATTGCAGTTCCTGCATGAGCACGTAGAATTTCTAGAAAGATACATAGAGTCAGTCATCGTGCGGATATATTATCACATAGATGTAAACGACACGAATAGAGTCTACCTGAAGGATTTGAGGAAGCACAACTTAGCTCACATTTGGTGTTGCCTAGATGACCATATAAAAGTGCAGCACGTGAAAAACTACTTTAGCTACTCCCACTTCTATGTCTACTACTGCACCTTCTGCCAAACGAGCAGCTGCAAAGATATGCTCATTGATGATAATGACCTATACAGATTCGATAACCATTCATTGAACGATTTTATAGTAAATAGAATTTGGTCTAGAATTTCTATAAAGTTAGGAGGgccaaatgaaaaatatatgtgtctAAACGATTggatttatttcattatgaATTATGAAGACATGACATCCAATCGGGCCATTGAATTTTGGTTTAAGCTAATCGACTTGGATGCTGATTGCGTCATTAGGGATCATGAGATTCAAgtcttttttaatattcaaaTGGAGAGATTAAAGTCCCACTATTTAGAGGAACCCAAATTTGAAGACTGGTTATGCCAGATGAATGATGCCATTCAGCCAAAGAATGAAGGCAATTTTACTCTATCTGattttaaaaggaataagAAATATGCCGCCAGATTTTTCGGTTGCTTGGTTAGCCTTTCCAAGTTACTTGCTTGGGAGAGCAGGGATGTATACAAGGAGCTGCAGATCGAGACGGAGTTCCCCCACGCCACTCCCTGGGAGATCTTCTGCAAAACGAAGTACGACGAGCTCTGCTACATGGAGAATGAGGGCTGCTACGAGGACAACTTTGACTCCTACGACGCGAAGGCCTTCTACGGGCTGGACTCCGActga
- a CDS encoding Ubiquitin-conjugating enzyme family protein (encoded by transcript PVX_114795A) → MNSTTRSSKELLRLQKELKDIENENVQEIDAHVKDSNISEWVGFIKGPSGTPYEDGHFILDITIPNDYPYNPPKIKFNTKIWHPNISSQTGAICLDVLKNEWSPALTIRTALLSIQALLSDPQPDDPQDAEVAKMYKENYSLFLKTASVWTKTFATGPKLEPREVIIKKITEMGFTEDQAKKALIKADWNETLALNTLLENS, encoded by the exons atgaattccACAACGAGAAGTTCAAAGGAGTTGCTCCGTCTGCAGAAG GAGCTAAAAGAcattgaaaatgaaaatgtgcaAGAAATAGATGCCCACGTGAAGGACTCCAACATTTCCGAGTGGGTTGGTTTTATTAAGGGGCCATCGGGGACGCCCTATGAAGACggccattttattttggaTATAACTATACCGAATGATTACCCGTATAACCCCCCCAAG ATAAAGTTTAATACCAAAATATGGCACCCAAACATTTCAAGCCAAACAGGGGCAATCTGCCTGGACgtcttaaaaaatgaatggagCCCCGCGTTGACGATTAGAACTGCCCTTTTGTCCATTCAGGCGCTGCTGTCTGATCCGCAACCAG acgACCCCCAAGACGCAGAAGTAGCGAAAATGTACAAAGAGAACTAttccctctttttaaaaacagcCAG CGTGTGGACGAAGACTTTTGCCACGGGACCGAAACTCGAGCCAAGAGAAGTCATT ATTAAGAAGATCACCGAAATGGGATTTACGGAGGACCAGGCGAAG AAAGCCTTAATAAAGGCCGATTGGAATGAAACCCTGGCGCTAAACACCCTCCTCGAAAATTCCTAA